Proteins from a single region of Vicia villosa cultivar HV-30 ecotype Madison, WI unplaced genomic scaffold, Vvil1.0 ctg.003055F_1_1, whole genome shotgun sequence:
- the LOC131640319 gene encoding uncharacterized protein LOC131640319 has product MLSEYNVTQDVMILHYDNLSATNIPKNPIQHSRTKHMHIRQHFLRDLVEDIVVTLEHVATELQIADIFTKALDASQFENLRRKLVSCTSHISPPTTEITSSLYEQSNPQSPSKMTASSTHVQGTNDIPINPNEILEVIPLHMVTPDDLVAKKPGTSHARRTKETTRRPKKPISSQTSQSRVHPSREELTKEGSRYAHNAIAKIVTRILIENHDVPGISVPLNSVFPESQDNMHVSGNVVDSVQVNEDMDATVHEENIDNVNDAVNLDVNVDDNDNKNDDVEETLGKDGAVADDDHTEVHVAVVDDEEVPCKDDGNVSVDQNEDYTEGGQAEEKEPEKTNADKVINLDDLSDDDLVASINPSIAKKTVVKPTSVGPKKSWSKVVPKKRKARIIAEIESDSDVALGVNDIPPKKKASTSKLDAFLVKEFIVNLQEDCANKKAKDYLKVFVRGNYVNFSPIVIDKFLERSNEAQPELEVSDNQMCKVITVGKVKTWPVKGKLNASKLSVKYAKLHRIGAANWVPTQHKSTIFGVIDKFIFAIGTKNKVDYGTYIFEQTLQHAGSYSVKGPITFPSLICGIILNQFPNILNDKDSVCKRASPLLLHHKLFQGTHVRDIDITSAETPHGTLKPLEARKLGLEKLISSLESDAELVDNANEEDVDGSEEGDVEPEGEKVEYASPDDGTEEEEDDVESSKSND; this is encoded by the exons atgttgtcTGAATACAATGTCACTCAGGATGTCATGATATTGCACTATGACAATCTAAGTGCTACTAATATTCCAAAGAATCCTATTCAACATAGCAGAACCAAGCATATGCATATTAGACAACACTTTCTAAGAGACCTTGTGGAAGACATTGTGGTTACTCTGGAGCATGTGGCTACTGAATTACAAATTGCTGATATCTTTACTAAAGCCCTCGATGCTTCTCAATTTGAAAACTTGAGAAGAAAACTGG TCTCTTGCACTTCTCACATCTCGCCTCCAACCACAGAAATAACAAGCTCTCTTTATGAACAGTCAAACCCTCAATCTCCCTCAAAAATGACTGCTTCCTCTACTCATGTTCAAGGTACAAATGATATTCCCATTAACCCTAATGAGATTCTTGAGGTCATCCCTTTACACATGGTGACTCCAGACGATCTTGTGGCAAAGAAGCCAGGAACATCGCATGCACGAAGAACCAAAGAAACAACAAGAAGACCTAAAAAGCCTATTTCTAGTCAGACTTCTCAATCTCGTGTTCATCCCTCTAGGGAAGAATTGACTAAAGAAGGTTCTAGGTATGCTCACAACGCCATTGCTAAAATTGTTACCCGTATCTTGATTGAGAATCATGATGTACCTGGGATTTCTGTTCCTTTAAATTCTGTTTTTCCTGAGTCACAAGACAATATGCATGTTAGTGGTAATGTTGTTGACTCTGTCCAAGTAAATGAGGATATGGACGCGACTGTTCATGAAGAAAACATTGATAATGTGAATGATGCTGTTAATTTGGATGTTAATGTGGATGATAATGATAATAAGAATGATGATGTGGAAGAGACTCTTGGTAAGGACGGTGCTGTTGCTGATGATGATCATACTGAGGTCCATGTTGCTGTTGTGGATGATGAAGAGGTACCTTGTAAAGATGATGGTAATGTATCTGTTGACCAGAATGAGGACTACACTGAAGGTGGTCAAGCTGAAGAGAAAGAACCTGAGAAAACCAATGCTGATAAGGTGATCAACCTTGATGACCTCTCTGATGATGACTTGGTTGCTTCTATCAATCCAAGTATAGCCAAAAAGACTGTGGTTAAGCCCACTTCTGTTGGACCTAAGAAATCTTGGAGCAAAGTGGTGCCTAAGAAGAGAAAGGCTAGAATTATTGCTGAGATTGAGTCAGATTCTGATGTTGCTCTGGGTGTCAATGACATCCCTCCCAAGAAGAAAGCCTCTACTAGCAAGCTTGATGCTT TCCTCGTGAAGGAGTTCATTGTGAATTTACAAGAAGATTGTGCCAACAAGAAAGCTAAGGATTACTTGAAAGTGTTTGTAAGGGGAAATTATGTTAACTTCTCCCCCATTGTGATCGATAAATTTCTGGAAAGATCCAATGAAGCTCAGCCTGAGCTGGAAGTGTCTGACAATCAAATGTGCAAGGTAATTACTGTTGGAAAAGTCAAGACGTGGCCTGTCAAAGGGAAGTTAAATGCCAGCAAGCTAAGTGTGAAGTATGCTAAACTTCACAGGATTGGAGCTGCCAACTGGGTGCCAACTCAACACAAGTCTACAATTTTTGGTGTTATAGATAAATTCATCTTTGCTATTGGTACTAAGAACAAAGTTGACTATGGGACTTATATTTTTGAGCAAACTTTACAGCATGCTGGTAGCTATAGTGTTAAAGGCCCTATTACTTTCCCCTCCCTTATTTGTGGAATTATCTTGAATCAATTTCCTAACATCCTGAATGACAAAGATTCTGTATGCAAAAGAGCAAGCCCTTTACTCCTTCATCACAAGCTCTTTCAAGGAACCCATGTTCGTGACATTGACATAACATCTGCTGAGACACCCCATGGGACTCTAAAGCCA CTTGAAGCAAGGAAGCTAGGCCTTGAGAAATTGATAAGCTCTCTTGAATCTGATGCTGAGCTTGTAGACAATGCTAATGAAGAAGATGTTGATGGATCTGAAGAAGGAGATGTTGAACCTGAAGGGGAAAAGGTTGAATATGCCAGTCCTGATGATGGCACTGAGGAAGAAGAGGATGATGTTGAAAGCTCTAAGTCAAATGACTAG